The Miscanthus floridulus cultivar M001 chromosome 17, ASM1932011v1, whole genome shotgun sequence genome has a window encoding:
- the LOC136516707 gene encoding carboxylesterase 15-like produces the protein MANAAVTESQPQVQAAPGGRKVVDEVSGWLRVLDDGSVDRTWTGPPEVLPMMQPVAPYAVPRDGHTLHDLPGEPSFRIYLPEVDVGDREGGRLPVIVHLHGGGFCFSHPSWVMYHHFYSRLACAVPAVVVSVELPLAPERRLPAHIDTGVAALRRLRSIALSEDRALADRAAKLLREAADVSRVFLVGDSSGANISHFAAARVGQDGAGIWAPLRVAGCVLIQPGFMRATRSRSELEVGDSVFFTLDMLDKCNAMALPVGATKEHPFTCPMGPQAPPLESVPLPPMLVAVAENDLVRDTNLEYCDALRAAGKEVELLLNRGMGHAFYLNKFAVDMDPSTGERTQELIDAIVSFIAFH, from the coding sequence ATGGCCAATGCCGCTGTCACCGAGTCGCAGCCGCAGGTGCAAGCGGCGCCGGGTGGCCGCAAGGTGGTGGACGAGGTGTCCGGCTGGCTGCGCGTGCTGGACGACGGCAGCGTCGACCGCACGTGGACCGGCCCACCCGAGGTCCTCCCGATGATGCAGCCCGTGGCGCCGTACGCCGTGCCCCGCGACGGGCACACGCTGCACGACCTCCCTGGGGAGCCCAGTTTCCGGATCTACCTCCCCGAGGTCGACGTCGGCGACCGCGAGGGCGGGCGCCTGCCCGTCATCGTGCACCTCCACGGCGGTGGCTTCTGCTTCTCCCACCCGTCCTGGGTCATGTACCACCACTTCTACTCGCGTCTCGCGTGCGCCGTCCCCGCCGTGGTCGTATCCGTTGAGCTCCCGCTCGCGCCCGAGCGCCGCCTGCCTGCGCACATCGACACGGGCGTCGCCGCGCTCCGCCGGCTCCGCTCCATCGCGCTGTCAGAGGACAGAGCTCTTGCTGACAGGGCAGCTAAGCTCCTCCGTGAGGCCGCTGACGTCTCCCGGGTGTTCCTCGTCGGCGACAGCTCTGGCGCTAACATCAGCCACTTCGCCGCCGCGCGTGTAGGCCAGGACGGCGCTGGCATCTGGGCGCCCCTGCGCGTCGCCGGTTGCGTTCTGATCCAACCAGGATTCATGCGCGCAACAAGGAGCCGGTCGGAGCTGGAGGTGGGGGACTCGGTGTTCTTCACGCTGGACATGCTGGACAAGTGCAACGCCATGGCGCTGCCGGTTGGCGCCACCAAGGAGCACCCCTTCACGTGCCCCATGGGTCCGCAGGCGCCGCCCCTCGAGTCCGTGCCGCTCCCGCCGATGCTGGTGGCCGTCGCCGAGAACGACCTGGTCCGCGACACAAACCTCGAGTACTGCGACGCGCTGCGTGCCGCCGGTAAGGAGGTGGAGCTGCTGCTCAACCGTGGCATGGGCCATGCATTCTACCTCAACAAGTTCGCCGTTGACATGGACCCCAGCACAGGAGAGCGGACGCAGGAGCTGATTGACGCCATCGTGAGCTTCATCGCTTTCCACTGA